One genomic region from Salvelinus fontinalis isolate EN_2023a chromosome 18, ASM2944872v1, whole genome shotgun sequence encodes:
- the LOC129814900 gene encoding 60S acidic ribosomal protein P2-like yields the protein MRYVAAYLLAVLGGNTSPSSKDIKTILGSVGIEAEAERLDKVVKELNGKDINEVMNSGLSKLASVPAGGAVAAPAAGAAAGTAPVAAEEKKEEKKEESEEGSDDDMGFGLFD from the exons ATGCGTTACGTGGCCGCTTACCTCCTGGCTGTGCTTGGTGGCAACACCAGCCCCTCCTCAAAGGACATCAAGACCATCCTGGGGAGTGTTGGAATCGAGGCCGAAGCTGAGCGCCTAGACAAG GTTGTCAAAGAATTAAATGGAAAAGACATCAATGAAGTCATGAACTCTG GCCTCTCTAAGTTGGCCTCCGTGCCAGCAGGTGGTGCTGTGGCAGCTCCTGCAGCTGGCGCTGCAGCTGGCACTGCTCCTGTTGCTG CGGAAGAGAaaaaggaggagaagaaagaggaatCTGAAGAGGGATCTGATGACGACATGGGATTCGGCCTCTTTGATTAA
- the LOC129814899 gene encoding adenosine receptor A1-like, with amino-acid sequence MFSSPGIQPREHVDMIYISMETAIALASVLGNVLVVLVVCVNRALRDTTFCFIVSLAVADIAVGALVIPLAIVISLGLKTQFYTCLFLACLLLIITQGSILSLMAIAIDRYLRVKIPIKYSTIVTQNRAWVAVFLCWLLSALTGLVPMLGWHNEHTHGNLSTTSDDIIVCTFTTVMRMDYMVYFNFFGWVVVPLTIMIALYAEIFRVIRKQLNMRAEATCDTSKYLHKELKLAKSLALVVLLFALCWLPLHVMNCILFFCPECGMPKSAMYVGIFMSHVNSALNPLVYAFRIQRFRATLVQIARRCMLCKHKETSPCPNQPSPPPLSKKAPVHP; translated from the exons atgttttcctCTCCCGGTATCCAGCCACGGGAGCATGTGGACATGATTTACATCTCCATGGAGACAGCCATCGCCCTGGCCTCTGTGCTGGGAAACGtgctggtggtgctggtggtttGTGTAAACCGCGCCCTGAGGGACACCACGTTCTGTTTCATCGTGTCTCTAGCGGTGGCCGACATCGCTGTGGGAGCCCTGGTCATTCCCCTGGCTATAGTGATTAGTCTGGGGCTGAAGACTCAATTCTACACCTGCCTCTTCCTCGCCTGTCTGCTCCTCATCATCACCCAGGGTTCCATCCTGTCTCTAATGGCCATCGCCATTGACCGCTACCTCCGTGTCAAGATTCCCATCAA GTACAGCACCATCGTGACCCAGAACAGGGCATGGGTGGCAGTGTTCCTGTGCTGGCTCCTCTCTGCCTTGACCGGGCTGGTGCCAATGTTGGGCTGGCACAACGAGCACACACACGGTAACCTCAGCACCACCAGCGATGACATAATAGTTTGCACGTTTACCACGGTCATGCGCATGGACTACATGGTCTACTTCAACTTCTTCGGCTGGGTGGTGGTTCCTCTGACTATCATGATCGCACTGTACGCTGAGATCTTCAGGGTGATCCGGAAGCAGCTCAACATGCGTGCAGAGGCCACCTGCGACACCAGCAAGTACTTGCACAAGGAGCTAAAATTAGCCAAGTCCCTGGCGCTCGTCGTCTTGTTATTCGCTCTGTGCTGGTTGCCCCTGCATGTCATGAACTGCATCCTCTTCTTCTGCCCAGAGTGTGGGATGCCCAAGAGTGCCATGTACGTGGGCATCTTTATGTCCCATGTCAACTCTGCCCTCAATCCGCTGGTCTATGCCTTCCGGATACAGCGGTTCCGCGCCACGCTAGTCCAGATCGCCCGCCGCTGCATGCTGTGTAAACACAAGGAGACCAGCCCCTGCCCCAACCAGCCTAGCCCGCCACCCCTGTCTAAGAAAGCTCCAGTCCACCCTTAG